The following proteins are co-located in the Nocardia bhagyanarayanae genome:
- a CDS encoding cytochrome P450: protein MRLDSEAFAADPHGAYSALRKEHGPLAPVELADGVSATLVLGYREALQILSDPARFPTDPTDLPSDAGWPALPLSQWRPSAARGEDPNRHREAYNDCLARVDLHALRSDVIANAVPLINSFCGEGAADLLNEYAVPLTVRVINALLGFPPEADDAAFAALTHMRDAADAAAAETAAEQLAAVVRKTLADKRARPGSDVMSALLTHPSRFSDAEITRTVGMMYEGGAEPTWNLIANTLLEMTKDVSFRDVLLGGSLSTRDAIDDVLFGDPPVPNGCVSYPRQPQIIGATMLPPNQPVITSMAASNNDPTTSGGDRTGNRSHLAWGAGPHTCPDKAQAVAMVIATEAVEQLLDVLPEIELAEQPQWRRGAFHRALTALPVTFPKTPPLNL, encoded by the coding sequence GTGAGGCTGGATTCGGAGGCGTTCGCCGCCGATCCGCACGGTGCGTATTCCGCGCTCCGTAAGGAACACGGTCCGCTGGCCCCCGTGGAGCTGGCCGACGGGGTCTCCGCGACACTGGTGCTCGGCTACCGCGAGGCGCTGCAGATCCTCAGCGATCCAGCGCGTTTCCCGACCGATCCAACGGATCTTCCATCGGACGCAGGCTGGCCTGCGCTTCCGCTGTCGCAGTGGCGGCCGAGCGCCGCCCGAGGCGAGGACCCCAACCGGCACCGGGAGGCCTACAACGACTGCCTGGCTCGGGTCGATCTGCACGCGTTGCGCTCCGACGTCATCGCCAACGCGGTACCACTGATCAACTCGTTCTGTGGTGAAGGCGCCGCCGATCTGCTCAACGAGTACGCCGTACCGCTGACCGTGCGGGTGATCAACGCCTTGCTGGGCTTCCCGCCGGAAGCGGACGACGCCGCGTTCGCCGCGTTGACGCACATGCGCGACGCCGCCGACGCGGCAGCGGCGGAGACGGCTGCCGAGCAGTTGGCCGCGGTCGTCCGAAAAACTCTGGCGGACAAGCGGGCGCGACCCGGCTCGGATGTGATGTCGGCCCTGCTGACGCACCCCAGCCGGTTCAGCGACGCGGAGATCACCCGGACCGTCGGCATGATGTACGAGGGCGGCGCCGAGCCCACGTGGAACTTGATCGCCAACACATTGCTCGAGATGACCAAGGACGTGTCGTTCCGCGATGTCCTCCTCGGCGGATCCCTCTCGACGAGAGACGCGATCGACGACGTGCTGTTCGGTGACCCGCCGGTGCCCAACGGCTGCGTCAGCTATCCGCGCCAGCCACAGATCATCGGCGCCACGATGCTCCCGCCGAATCAGCCGGTGATCACCAGCATGGCGGCATCCAACAACGATCCGACGACGAGCGGCGGCGATCGCACCGGCAACCGATCGCATCTGGCGTGGGGAGCCGGACCGCATACGTGCCCGGACAAGGCTCAGGCGGTGGCCATGGTGATCGCCACCGAGGCCGTCGAACAACTACTCGACGTCCTACCCGAGATCGAGCTCGCCGAGCAGCCGCAATGGCGGCGCGGCGCGTTCCACCGTGCGTTGACAGCTCTACCGGTGACCTTTCCCAAAACCCCACCCCTGAATCTATAA
- a CDS encoding cytochrome P450: protein MAARRVPPCVDSSTGDLSQNPTPESIRRSRVQPQQAPLREGAEPRPIELIGPRISLYSPEFAHDPHRAYEEMRRRYGPLVPVEIDPGIPATLVIGYSTAVKILGDETRFPADPRAWQKTIDPDSPILPMVEWRPNALRNVGATRIRYRTATNDALAGVDLHSLHAVVERIAVQLINSFCRAGEADLISQYVQPLVFSVLNHILGCPPEIGERVAAASAAMFEGVDTATVNAMLDDALLELVDLKRAHPAEDVATRLVQHPADLDDKELINALVTCYAAGIEPQQNLISNTLRLMLTDRRWETDNLGSAPLTRAALEEILATDPPLANYCITYPPNPVMIAGASLPANEPVIISMAACSNDPAMNNGQYFGHGAAWSLGWGGPSPHQCPRQAQASAFQIAQDAIDQLLDALPELRLAIPADDLVWRPGPFHRALAALPVAFPKMPPLNVG, encoded by the coding sequence ATGGCGGCGCGGCGCGTTCCACCGTGCGTTGACAGCTCTACCGGTGACCTTTCCCAAAACCCCACCCCTGAATCTATAAGGAGAAGCCGCGTGCAGCCGCAGCAGGCGCCACTTCGTGAGGGCGCCGAACCACGCCCCATCGAGTTGATCGGGCCACGAATCTCGCTCTACAGCCCCGAGTTCGCTCACGATCCGCACCGCGCCTACGAAGAAATGCGTCGCCGCTACGGACCGCTGGTGCCGGTCGAGATCGACCCCGGCATTCCGGCGACCCTTGTCATCGGCTACTCGACGGCGGTCAAGATCCTCGGCGACGAAACGCGTTTTCCGGCCGACCCGCGGGCCTGGCAGAAGACCATCGATCCGGATTCGCCGATCCTGCCGATGGTGGAGTGGCGGCCCAACGCCCTGCGCAATGTCGGTGCGACGCGCATTCGCTACCGGACGGCGACCAACGATGCGCTGGCCGGTGTGGATCTGCATTCGCTGCACGCGGTCGTCGAGCGGATCGCGGTTCAGCTGATCAACTCGTTCTGCCGCGCGGGCGAGGCCGATCTCATCAGCCAGTACGTGCAACCGCTGGTGTTCTCCGTGCTCAACCACATCCTCGGGTGCCCGCCCGAGATCGGCGAGCGGGTGGCCGCGGCGTCGGCGGCGATGTTCGAGGGCGTGGACACGGCCACGGTCAACGCGATGCTCGACGACGCTTTGCTCGAGCTCGTCGATCTCAAACGCGCCCATCCCGCCGAGGACGTCGCCACCCGGCTCGTCCAGCATCCGGCCGACCTCGACGACAAGGAACTGATCAACGCGCTGGTCACCTGTTACGCGGCGGGCATCGAACCGCAGCAGAACCTGATCAGCAATACGTTGCGGTTGATGCTCACCGACAGGCGTTGGGAGACGGACAATCTCGGTTCGGCGCCGCTGACACGTGCGGCGCTGGAAGAGATCCTGGCCACCGACCCGCCATTGGCCAACTACTGCATCACCTATCCGCCCAACCCCGTCATGATCGCGGGGGCATCGCTGCCCGCGAACGAACCGGTCATCATCAGCATGGCGGCGTGCAGCAACGATCCGGCGATGAACAACGGCCAATACTTCGGCCACGGAGCGGCGTGGAGTCTGGGTTGGGGCGGTCCCAGCCCGCACCAATGCCCCCGGCAGGCGCAGGCATCCGCGTTCCAGATAGCCCAGGACGCCATCGACCAACTGTTGGACGCGCTTCCGGAATTGCGGTTGGCGATCCCGGCCGACGACCTGGTGTGGCGTCCGGGCCCGTTCCATCGAGCGCTGGCGGCACTGCCGGTCGCCTTCCCCAAGATGCCGCCACTGAATGTCGGGTGA
- a CDS encoding acyl-CoA dehydrogenase family protein: MLSPAGVSIFVPPATARPRSTSWTTARVAGSTRVSAMTRAELPVDLSSESLLELNDPGSTVRALREVIFGAHTELHLRVRDIVAGLGDVARSDLTFTQQTQAAPDLLRAVIAALGRPARDIATDTQLRGALCDWAQVAAPRLLLVLTGHFDLAIGAILAHGNGSPYQQACLADLDSGAAMGVLALTELGGTNGADQQTLAEWDPVSRGFWLTTPSPEAAKFMPNVGCDGVPKIVVITARLVIDGRDEGVLPFLLRMRTADGLAAGVEVVTLPDKTSAPMDHAMLRFDRVWLPREALLGGEWARFGEDGRFECALPPRRRFHRAIAVLDNGRLDLATAAIASARAGLAGLVNYSRQRRPGSGTRMSDRDAVRRDLVSALVSVYATSALGQQIRDMRATADDPDQRLWSALAKPLLSHTADNVLRICRQRAAAQGALRVNHLVDWLGNLEAIITAEGENQILLVMAGLSRSLTALRLPNTPAQLPWYLDLLVDRERTLAAAMEDGRYQSAGVVLGRDSAAIELATATGDRLATTALVIAAARTVDPAARRLIESTATAYALGRVDAHGAWYTARGLLPSERAARVETQLQRHYAELAGHLPGMVDAFAIPALPGPIFAPDNTGGPAKTSDRPAAYVERWMEYAGWTGRWS, from the coding sequence GTGCTCAGCCCGGCCGGTGTTTCCATTTTCGTTCCGCCCGCGACTGCGCGTCCGCGCTCGACGTCGTGGACAACCGCGCGGGTGGCAGGCAGTACAAGGGTGAGCGCAATGACCAGAGCTGAACTTCCCGTCGACCTATCCTCCGAATCCCTGCTGGAGCTGAATGATCCTGGCTCGACCGTCCGAGCGTTGCGGGAGGTGATCTTCGGCGCGCATACCGAGCTGCACCTGCGAGTCCGTGACATCGTCGCCGGCCTCGGTGATGTCGCGCGGTCCGATCTCACCTTCACCCAGCAGACCCAGGCCGCGCCCGATCTGCTGCGCGCGGTCATCGCGGCTCTGGGCCGCCCCGCCCGCGACATCGCGACCGACACGCAGTTGCGCGGCGCGCTGTGCGACTGGGCTCAGGTCGCCGCACCCCGGTTGCTGCTGGTGCTGACCGGCCACTTCGACCTCGCGATCGGCGCGATCCTCGCCCACGGCAACGGCTCGCCCTACCAACAGGCGTGTCTGGCGGACTTGGACTCCGGCGCGGCGATGGGGGTGCTGGCGCTGACCGAACTGGGCGGCACGAACGGAGCGGACCAACAGACCCTCGCCGAGTGGGACCCCGTCTCCAGGGGGTTCTGGCTGACCACGCCGTCACCGGAAGCCGCGAAGTTCATGCCGAATGTCGGTTGCGACGGGGTGCCGAAGATCGTCGTGATCACCGCCCGGCTGGTCATCGACGGCCGCGACGAGGGCGTCCTGCCGTTCCTTTTGCGGATGCGCACAGCCGACGGGCTCGCGGCCGGCGTGGAGGTGGTCACGCTGCCGGACAAGACATCCGCGCCGATGGATCACGCGATGCTCCGGTTCGATCGGGTATGGCTGCCGCGTGAGGCGCTGTTGGGGGGTGAGTGGGCGCGGTTCGGCGAGGACGGCCGGTTCGAGTGTGCGCTGCCGCCGCGCCGCCGTTTCCATCGCGCGATCGCGGTTCTCGACAACGGACGCCTGGACCTGGCGACCGCGGCCATCGCCAGTGCCCGCGCGGGCTTGGCCGGACTGGTGAACTACAGCCGCCAGCGACGTCCAGGATCCGGCACGAGGATGTCCGACCGCGACGCGGTGCGACGGGACCTGGTGTCGGCCTTGGTGTCGGTGTACGCGACCAGCGCACTGGGGCAACAGATCCGGGACATGCGCGCGACCGCCGACGATCCCGACCAGAGGCTGTGGTCGGCGCTGGCCAAACCCTTGCTGTCCCACACCGCCGACAACGTGCTCCGGATCTGCCGGCAGCGCGCCGCGGCGCAGGGCGCCTTACGCGTCAACCACCTGGTGGACTGGCTCGGCAATCTGGAAGCGATCATCACCGCCGAGGGTGAGAATCAGATCCTGCTGGTCATGGCCGGGCTATCCCGGAGCCTGACCGCACTTCGACTACCGAACACGCCCGCACAGCTGCCGTGGTACCTCGATCTGCTCGTCGATCGTGAACGCACGCTCGCCGCCGCGATGGAAGACGGCCGCTATCAATCGGCAGGCGTCGTCCTCGGCCGGGACTCGGCGGCGATCGAGCTGGCCACCGCTACCGGAGATCGGCTCGCGACGACCGCCCTGGTCATCGCCGCCGCCCGAACGGTCGATCCGGCCGCCAGGAGACTGATCGAGTCGACCGCCACGGCGTACGCGCTCGGACGCGTCGACGCCCACGGCGCGTGGTACACCGCCCGCGGCTTGCTGCCGTCGGAGCGCGCCGCGCGAGTCGAGACCCAGTTGCAACGGCACTACGCCGAGCTGGCGGGCCATTTGCCGGGCATGGTGGACGCATTCGCCATTCCGGCCCTGCCCGGCCCGATCTTCGCGCCCGACAACACCGGTGGGCCGGCGAAGACCAGCGACCGACCGGCCGCCTACGTCGAACGGTGGATGGAGTACGCCGGGTGGACCGGTCGCTGGTCCTAG
- a CDS encoding SRPBCC family protein translates to MTAQQISGYGTVTEPGAVRMERLLPGPIERVWRYLTDAELRRTWLAGGEMAEAAGGEVELIFRNSELTGADDPAPPQYSNEHRMRGEVLAWDPPRLLSFTWGDGSEVTFTLEQVGEQVRLELDHRKLPDRGALLSVSGGWHSHLDLLVTRLSGSTPEPFWPKLARLEAEYAERIPE, encoded by the coding sequence ATGACGGCACAACAGATTTCCGGCTACGGCACGGTGACCGAACCCGGCGCGGTGCGCATGGAGCGACTGCTGCCCGGCCCCATCGAGCGGGTGTGGCGATACCTGACCGACGCCGAGCTGCGGCGCACCTGGCTGGCGGGCGGCGAGATGGCGGAGGCGGCGGGCGGCGAGGTCGAACTGATCTTCCGCAACTCCGAACTCACCGGCGCCGACGATCCGGCGCCGCCGCAGTACTCGAACGAGCACCGGATGCGGGGCGAGGTCCTGGCCTGGGACCCGCCGCGGCTGCTGTCGTTCACCTGGGGTGACGGGTCCGAGGTCACCTTCACGCTGGAGCAGGTCGGCGAACAGGTCCGCCTGGAACTCGACCACCGCAAGCTCCCCGACCGCGGCGCCCTGCTCAGCGTCTCCGGCGGCTGGCACAGCCACCTCGACCTGTTGGTCACCCGGCTCTCGGGCAGCACTCCGGAACCGTTCTGGCCCAAGCTCGCTCGGCTCGAGGCGGAGTACGCCGAGCGCATCCCGGAGTAG
- a CDS encoding ArsR/SmtB family transcription factor produces MVEQESERLDALFHALSHPTRRAMLRRLAEGAHSVGELAEPYAMTLAGASKHIQVLERAGLVRRTVRGRVHVCRLDARPIRDGAEWMRFYERFWTERLDRLEELLRTEDES; encoded by the coding sequence GTGGTTGAACAAGAATCCGAGCGGCTGGACGCGCTGTTTCACGCGCTGTCGCACCCCACCCGGCGGGCCATGCTGCGCAGGCTCGCCGAGGGGGCGCACAGTGTGGGCGAGTTGGCCGAGCCGTACGCGATGACACTGGCCGGGGCGTCCAAGCACATTCAGGTGCTCGAGCGCGCGGGGTTGGTGCGGCGGACGGTGCGCGGCCGGGTTCATGTCTGCCGCCTCGACGCGCGGCCTATCCGGGACGGCGCCGAGTGGATGCGCTTCTACGAGCGCTTCTGGACCGAGCGGCTCGACAGGCTCGAAGAACTACTCCGAACCGAGGATGAATCATGA
- a CDS encoding MarR family winged helix-turn-helix transcriptional regulator, with the protein MAIDETPARLRTKPSWLISKVSARAHRLIAEAMADAGGRAYHFAILAALDEFGPGSQAQIGQRCAIDQSDMHTMVSELAEQGHVERLPDPSDRRRNLITLTPGGRRRLDELDTALSAVQAELFHALSAAERDHLTLLLARALD; encoded by the coding sequence ATGGCGATCGACGAAACACCCGCACGGCTACGAACCAAGCCGAGCTGGCTGATCAGCAAAGTGTCGGCTCGGGCGCATCGGCTCATCGCAGAAGCGATGGCCGATGCGGGCGGTCGCGCCTACCACTTCGCGATCCTCGCCGCGCTCGACGAATTCGGTCCCGGCAGCCAGGCGCAGATCGGCCAGCGGTGCGCGATCGACCAGAGCGACATGCACACCATGGTCAGCGAGCTGGCAGAACAAGGTCACGTCGAGCGGTTACCAGACCCCAGCGATCGACGCCGCAATCTGATCACCCTCACACCCGGGGGACGACGCCGACTCGACGAACTCGACACGGCCCTCTCGGCAGTACAGGCCGAACTCTTCCACGCGCTGTCGGCCGCCGAACGCGACCATCTCACTCTCCTGCTCGCCCGCGCCCTCGATTAG
- a CDS encoding GlcG/HbpS family heme-binding protein, with amino-acid sequence MSLTLDEARVVSARVRERAAELGARITVAIVDDGGHLQVLDRMDGAPPLSARIAPAKASSVALFHRDGSELVRLQQAWPALFAQMDHLAGTPIVAGAGSRLIRRGDVVVGAIAVSGGKPEQDDECADVGLGICSSAPSAAGRVQRNGPRGGAIDRDGGRGDVRGRDVSQ; translated from the coding sequence ATGTCACTCACTCTCGACGAAGCCCGAGTCGTCAGCGCCCGTGTGCGCGAACGTGCCGCAGAACTGGGTGCGCGGATCACCGTCGCGATCGTCGACGACGGCGGGCACCTTCAGGTCCTCGATCGCATGGACGGTGCGCCGCCGTTGTCGGCTCGTATCGCCCCGGCGAAGGCGTCGAGCGTGGCGCTGTTTCACCGCGACGGCAGCGAGCTGGTGCGGTTGCAGCAGGCATGGCCCGCGCTGTTCGCGCAGATGGATCACCTGGCGGGCACGCCGATCGTGGCGGGCGCGGGCTCTCGCTTGATCCGGCGTGGCGATGTCGTTGTCGGTGCGATCGCGGTCAGCGGTGGGAAGCCGGAGCAGGACGACGAGTGTGCCGATGTCGGGCTCGGCATCTGTTCGTCCGCGCCGTCCGCTGCGGGTCGAGTACAGCGGAATGGTCCCCGCGGTGGCGCTATCGACCGCGACGGCGGTCGTGGTGATGTCCGTGGTCGCGACGTCAGTCAATGA
- a CDS encoding TetR/AcrR family transcriptional regulator, giving the protein MARTKEFDPDVVLELAMDLFWERGFEATSMSDLVEHLGIGKASIYAAFGCKHELFSKALQRYLQLADERITGALSQPGPAVPAIRALLGRFVSEACDEHRYLGCLVSNTAVELAARDPEIAALVESGWASWETIFASAFERAQAQGELAADRDPRALARFLLVFLQGVWVFERTPNAATRLRDASEMVAAFLFG; this is encoded by the coding sequence ATGGCGCGCACCAAGGAATTCGACCCAGATGTCGTCTTGGAGCTCGCCATGGATCTGTTCTGGGAGCGCGGGTTCGAAGCGACTTCGATGTCCGATCTGGTCGAGCATCTCGGCATAGGCAAGGCCAGCATCTACGCCGCTTTCGGTTGCAAACACGAACTGTTCAGCAAGGCGCTGCAACGCTATCTGCAACTCGCCGACGAGCGGATCACCGGCGCGCTCTCCCAACCGGGCCCGGCCGTACCCGCCATCCGAGCGCTCCTCGGCCGTTTCGTCTCCGAAGCCTGCGACGAACACCGCTACCTGGGCTGCCTGGTGTCCAATACCGCCGTCGAGCTCGCCGCCCGAGACCCCGAGATCGCCGCACTGGTCGAATCCGGCTGGGCAAGCTGGGAAACCATTTTCGCTTCGGCGTTCGAGCGCGCCCAGGCGCAGGGCGAACTGGCGGCCGACCGCGACCCACGTGCGCTGGCCCGGTTCCTGCTGGTCTTCCTCCAGGGCGTCTGGGTCTTCGAGCGCACGCCCAACGCCGCCACCCGCCTGCGCGACGCCAGCGAAATGGTAGCGGCGTTTCTGTTCGGTTAG
- a CDS encoding helix-turn-helix transcriptional regulator — protein MTTESAIGAVAVLDDELRRRMYWFIRRAHHPVTRDEAAAEVGISRKLAAFHLDKLVDAGLLRAHYEAVGGVRRVGRAPKVYEPTDVDVRVSIPERRYEVLAEILMDAVLGEGADETARDAAMRVAGRRGADIGRAERDRVKPGRLSTERALTLVHSLLGEYGFEPSRESPSCVRLRNCPFHPLAQTAPELVCGLNHAFLSGVLTGLEAASVRAALVPRAGECCVELHSTTD, from the coding sequence GTGACCACTGAATCGGCCATCGGCGCGGTCGCCGTACTCGACGATGAGCTGCGGCGGCGCATGTATTGGTTCATCCGGCGGGCCCACCATCCGGTGACCCGCGACGAGGCCGCCGCCGAAGTCGGGATCTCGCGGAAGCTGGCCGCGTTCCATCTGGACAAGCTCGTCGACGCCGGATTGTTGCGCGCACACTACGAGGCGGTCGGCGGCGTTCGACGTGTCGGGCGCGCCCCCAAGGTCTACGAGCCCACCGACGTCGACGTTCGGGTGAGCATCCCGGAGCGCCGCTACGAAGTGCTCGCCGAGATCCTGATGGACGCCGTTCTCGGTGAAGGCGCCGACGAGACGGCCCGAGACGCCGCGATGCGGGTCGCCGGCCGTCGCGGTGCGGACATCGGGCGCGCCGAGCGGGATCGCGTCAAACCCGGTCGGTTGAGTACCGAGCGTGCGCTCACCCTCGTGCACAGCCTGCTCGGTGAGTACGGCTTCGAACCGAGCCGGGAATCCCCGTCCTGCGTCCGGCTGCGCAATTGCCCGTTCCATCCACTGGCGCAGACCGCGCCGGAATTGGTGTGCGGTCTCAACCATGCCTTCCTCTCCGGTGTCTTGACCGGGCTGGAGGCCGCGAGCGTGCGAGCCGCACTGGTGCCGCGCGCGGGCGAATGCTGCGTCGAATTGCACTCCACCACGGATTGA
- the folE gene encoding GTP cyclohydrolase I FolE encodes MTRAALRVVHDHTTLDLDAAELAARDFLLALGVDLDADHLHATPGRMARAYAELFTSRPFDLTTFPNDEGYDELVLARRIPLRSVCEHHLLPFVGIAHVGYLPGQRILGLSKLARIVEHFSRRPQVQERLTKQIADWLAEHLQPKGVGVVIEAEHTCMTLRGVQAAGATTVTSTLLGSLREDPRSRQEFFALTGIAP; translated from the coding sequence ATGACCCGCGCCGCCCTCCGCGTCGTTCACGACCACACCACCCTCGATCTGGACGCGGCCGAACTCGCCGCCCGGGATTTCCTGCTCGCGCTCGGCGTCGATCTCGACGCCGATCACCTGCACGCCACCCCCGGTCGCATGGCTCGCGCCTACGCCGAGCTGTTCACCTCTCGCCCGTTCGACCTGACCACCTTCCCCAACGACGAGGGCTACGACGAGCTCGTCCTCGCCCGCCGAATCCCGTTGCGGTCGGTGTGTGAGCACCACCTGCTGCCGTTCGTCGGTATCGCCCACGTCGGGTATCTACCCGGCCAGCGCATCCTCGGGCTGTCCAAGCTCGCCCGCATCGTCGAGCACTTCTCCCGCCGCCCGCAGGTCCAGGAACGACTCACCAAACAGATCGCCGACTGGCTCGCCGAGCACCTGCAACCCAAGGGCGTCGGGGTCGTCATCGAAGCCGAGCACACCTGCATGACATTGCGCGGCGTGCAAGCGGCCGGCGCCACGACGGTCACCTCCACCCTGCTGGGCAGCTTGCGCGAAGATCCCCGCTCGCGTCAGGAGTTCTTCGCCCTCACCGGCATCGCGCCCTGA
- a CDS encoding DUF1360 domain-containing protein — MTEDNRSRSGYLATLVIYAITVVAVAVLGRLTHRKLPEAMCVQDLVTTAFAAHKLSRTVTKDAVVAPLRAPFTRPAGDGGPGEVMERPKADDGVAHSIGQLLTCPFCFDVWVVTGFTVGHVFAPRTTRMIGESLAVLAGADFLHLAYATAQRIAEK, encoded by the coding sequence ATGACGGAGGACAACCGATCGCGGAGTGGTTATCTCGCGACCCTGGTGATCTACGCGATCACCGTGGTCGCGGTGGCTGTCCTCGGCAGGCTCACCCACCGGAAGCTTCCGGAGGCCATGTGCGTGCAGGATTTGGTGACGACCGCGTTCGCGGCGCACAAGCTCTCCCGTACCGTCACCAAAGACGCTGTGGTCGCACCGCTCCGGGCCCCGTTCACGCGGCCCGCGGGCGACGGTGGCCCCGGCGAGGTGATGGAGCGGCCGAAAGCCGACGACGGCGTCGCACACAGCATCGGTCAGCTGCTGACCTGCCCGTTCTGCTTCGACGTGTGGGTGGTCACCGGCTTCACCGTCGGCCACGTCTTCGCGCCGCGCACCACCCGAATGATCGGGGAGTCCTTGGCCGTGCTGGCCGGTGCCGACTTCCTGCACCTGGCGTACGCGACCGCCCAGCGGATCGCCGAGAAGTAG
- a CDS encoding esterase/lipase family protein, with amino-acid sequence MDTLRKLLARLVSVVLVLGVVVGSAAAEPVPGSARNPVLVIGGFDANVGKLETLRAWLESRGYTAYAMVLPGTPAATAPLVESAAAVAAEVAEIRRETRSARVDLVGHSMGGLAQRHYVKFLDGRESVDTYVDFGTPENGVVLALLCSPFYPGCRDLSPGSPFLTALNTAPAIPPDLPAYHLFSEDAGEEREPLPGANNASVQSFCPGRRVSHADEPIDGAFQELIDSALRGGPLATGCP; translated from the coding sequence ATGGATACCCTGCGGAAGCTGCTCGCCCGTCTGGTTTCGGTCGTGCTCGTTCTCGGCGTCGTGGTCGGGTCCGCCGCCGCCGAGCCGGTTCCCGGTTCCGCGCGGAACCCGGTCCTGGTGATCGGCGGGTTCGACGCGAACGTCGGCAAGCTCGAGACGTTGCGGGCGTGGCTGGAATCGCGCGGCTACACCGCGTACGCGATGGTGCTGCCGGGCACGCCCGCCGCGACGGCACCGCTGGTCGAGTCGGCGGCGGCCGTCGCGGCCGAGGTCGCCGAGATCCGCCGCGAAACCCGTTCGGCGCGAGTGGATCTCGTCGGTCACTCGATGGGCGGTCTGGCCCAGCGCCACTACGTGAAGTTTCTCGATGGGCGAGAGTCGGTGGACACCTACGTCGATTTCGGCACACCGGAGAACGGCGTGGTTCTGGCCTTGCTGTGCTCCCCCTTCTATCCGGGCTGCCGCGACCTGAGCCCGGGTTCGCCGTTCCTCACCGCGCTCAACACCGCACCGGCGATTCCCCCTGATCTGCCCGCCTACCACCTGTTCTCCGAGGACGCGGGCGAGGAGCGCGAACCGCTGCCCGGCGCGAACAACGCGAGCGTGCAATCGTTCTGCCCGGGCCGCCGGGTGTCGCACGCCGACGAACCGATCGACGGCGCTTTCCAGGAGTTGATCGACAGCGCGCTGCGCGGCGGGCCCCTGGCCACCGGTTGCCCCTGA
- a CDS encoding LLM class flavin-dependent oxidoreductase: MHIGLGLPVSDPTVLLDWARRADAGPFSTLGLLDRLVYDNPEPLVALSVIAGATSRVKVQTEVLLAPLRETALLAKQVATLDRMSGGRLVLGLGVGGRADDHLATGVELRTRGRRMNEQLAHLRSLWSGEPFGAECGPIGPNPVRPGGPPILFGGFKPAALERVARWGDGFLSAVPPNWAGGLFDSVRKSWHDHGRDGEPRLVAQVNVALGPQPVVDEARAAIGAYYEFTGWADNMVAGLRTTPDEIRATVTQFADLGADEVMLYCYGADPGQVDRIADVIG; this comes from the coding sequence ATGCATATCGGACTCGGATTGCCGGTCTCCGACCCCACTGTTCTGCTCGATTGGGCGCGCCGTGCCGACGCGGGACCGTTCTCGACGCTCGGCTTGCTCGACCGCCTCGTCTACGACAATCCCGAGCCATTGGTCGCGCTGTCGGTCATCGCGGGAGCGACCAGTCGCGTCAAGGTGCAAACCGAGGTGTTGCTCGCCCCGCTGCGGGAGACGGCACTGCTAGCCAAACAGGTTGCGACACTGGATCGTATGTCCGGCGGCAGGCTGGTGCTCGGGCTCGGCGTCGGTGGACGCGCCGACGACCATCTCGCCACCGGCGTCGAGCTGCGCACGCGCGGCCGCCGGATGAACGAGCAACTCGCGCACCTGCGCAGCCTGTGGTCGGGAGAGCCGTTCGGCGCGGAGTGCGGTCCGATCGGCCCGAATCCGGTGCGTCCTGGAGGTCCGCCGATCCTGTTCGGTGGCTTCAAGCCCGCCGCCCTGGAACGCGTCGCGCGCTGGGGCGACGGTTTCCTCTCCGCGGTTCCGCCGAACTGGGCGGGCGGGTTGTTCGACTCCGTCCGCAAGTCCTGGCACGACCACGGACGCGATGGTGAGCCCCGGCTCGTCGCGCAGGTCAATGTCGCCCTCGGCCCACAACCCGTGGTCGACGAAGCCCGCGCGGCGATCGGCGCCTACTACGAGTTCACCGGCTGGGCCGACAACATGGTGGCGGGCCTGCGCACCACTCCCGACGAGATCCGCGCGACCGTAACGCAATTCGCCGATCTCGGCGCCGACGAGGTGATGCTCTACTGCTACGGCGCCGATCCCGGCCAGGTCGACCGCATCGCCGATGTGATCGGCTGA